A part of Aspergillus flavus chromosome 1, complete sequence genomic DNA contains:
- a CDS encoding putative indole-diterpene biosynthesis protein PaxU (unnamed protein product), which yields MSQPNTRENPLSAYTKLSPSIYIQEPQSQSESNGAPKTIILAFWMNAPPRALSKYVTEYTRLAPTARIIIILSSSKDFMTRSGKKAQEARLAPAVQALQASFSSSSSSEEKTKHQEQVFVHMFSNGGVFSTISLLTTYRKTVGRPLRISSTILDSAPGVATVSGAMKAFSFALPGPWLLRLLSKVALWVFFVLGALVRRLVGMSDAVSVARKAMNDQRLVCGGEGGDSGKPRRCYIYSDADELVDWRDVERHAVEAEARGWVVTREKFLGSPHVSHMRADPERYWGIVKRYLLVGSG from the coding sequence ATGTCGCAACCTAATACCCGGGAAAACCCCCTATCCGCATACACCAAACTATCCCCCTCAATCTATATCCAAGAACCCCAGTCGCAATCTGAAAGCAATGGCGCCCCCAAGACCATCATCCTAGCATTCTGGATGAATGCTCCCCCAAGAGCCCTGTCCAAATACGTCACCGAATACACCCGCCTAGCACCCACAGCCcgaatcatcatcatcctaAGCTCCTCGAAGGACTTCATGACACGATCCGGCAAGAAGGCGCAAGAAGCGCGCCTTGCCCCAGCCGTCCAGGCTCTCCaggcctccttctcctcatcttcttcatccgaaGAGAAAACCAAACACCAAGAACAAGTATTCGTGCACATGTTCTCCAACGGCGGCGTCTTCTCCACAATCAGTCTCTTGACTACTTACCGAAAGACCGTGGGCCGACCACTCCGCATCTCATCCACCATCTTGGACAGTGCGCCAGGCGTAGCGACGGTATCTGGCGCCATGAAGGCATTCTCGTTTGCGCTTCCGGGTCCGTGGCTTTTGCGCTTGCTTAGTAAGGTTGCGCTGTGGGTGTTTTTTGTGCTGGGGGCGCTTGTGCGCCGTCTTGTTGGGATGTCAGATGCTGTTAGTGTTGCGCGGAAGGCGATGAATGATCAGAGGCTGGTTTgtggtggtgagggtgggGATAGTGGGAAGCCCAGGCGGTGCTATATCTATTCGGATGCGGACGAGTTGGTGGATTGGAGGGATGTCGAGAGACATGCTGTTGAGGCGGAGGCGAGGGGCTGGGTGGTTACCAGGGAGAAGTTTCTAGGGTCGCCGCATGTTTCGCATATGAGAGCTGATCCGGAGAGGTATTGGGGCATTGTGAAGAGGTATTTGTTGGTGGGATCAGGGTGA
- a CDS encoding ubiquitin fusion-degradation protein (ubiquitin fusion degradation protein Ufd1, putative), with protein MFSSNYYEDDPMDGVFSSSMLRHGGATRRFDEYYRCYPVAMMPGPERENVNHGGKVIMPPSALDKLTRLHITYPMLFELHNGARERLTHAGVLEFIAEEGKIYLPFWLMQTLLLEPGDLVQVKSTDLPPGQFIKLQAQSTSFLDISDPKAVLENAFRNFSCLTKGDVFTFAYNDQVYEMAVLETKPATNSNAISVLETDLEVDFAPPVGYEEPQRPSGTSTPRSGVSATKLPAGGLLHPHGTMAQSINYAAIAPESTDAAAGAKAVSSNFLIGGQRLNAKKGSKAPTPKASTPTPGATNPQHPPPVRRTNGPMPLRLPPNQLFFGYAIKPVQKRDESGQVVEDEKPRFQGSGQTLRGKKKDTGGSATPT; from the exons ATG TTCAGCTCTAATTACTACGAGGATGATCCGATGGATGGcgtcttcagctcctccatgCTCCGCCATGGAGGAGCAACCCGCCGTTTCGACGAGTATTACCGCTGTTACCCCGTCGCCATGATGCCTGGCCCTGAGAGAGAGAACGTCAACCACGGCGGTAAAGTCATCATGCCACCCAGTGCGTTGGACAAGTTAACTCGGCTACATATCACATATCCTATGCTCTTCGAACTGCATAATGGTGCACGAGAAAGGTTGACTCACGCGGGTGTATTGGAGTTTATCGCTGAAGAGGGGAAAATTTATTTGCCTTTTTGG CTCATGCagaccctcctcctcgaaccAGGCGACCTAGTACAGGTCAAATCGACCGATCTTCCTCCGGGCCAGTTCATCAAGCTTCAGGCCCAGTCAACGTCGTTTCTAGATATAAGCGATCCTAAGGCTGTGCTTGAGAATGCATTCCGCAACTTTTCATGTCTGACAAAGGGCGACGTCTTCACATTTGCCTACAATGATCAAGTCTATGAGATGGCGGTTTTGGAAACTAAGCCAGCCACCAATTCGAATGCCATTTCCGTCCTCGAAACAGACCTGGAAGTCGACTTTGCCCCTCCTGTAGGATACGAGGAGCCGCAACGCCCAAGTGGTACCAGTACTCCCCGCAGTGGTGTGAGCGCAACGAAGCTTCCGGCTGGCGGGTTACTTCATCCCCATGGAACCATGGCTCAATCAATTAACTATGCCGCCATTGCCCCTGAGTCTACTGACGCCGCCGCGGGGGCAAAAGCGGTGTCGTCAAACTTCCTTATCGGTGGACAGCGTCTGAATGCGAAAAAGGGAAGTAAGGCTCCAACTCCAAAGgcctcaacaccaacacccgGAGCCACAAACCCTCAACACCCTCCTCCTGTCAGGCGGACCAACGGGCCAATGCCGCTCCGGCTCCCGCCTAATCAGTTATTCTTTGGATATGCAATCAAGCCCGTGCAGAAGCGTGACGAAAGCGGCCAGGTTGTCGAGGACGAGAAGCCCCGTTTTCAGGGAAGTGGTCAAACGTtaagagggaaaaagaaggataccGGAGGCTCTGCAACGCCCACTTAG
- a CDS encoding putative AAA family ATPase Rvb2/Reptin (ruvB-like helicase 2): protein MAAQISTVAETKELRGLNLIAAHSHIRGLGVDADSLQPRTSSQGLVGQEKARKAAAVILQMVKEGKIAGRAVLIAGPPSTGKTALAMGMAQSLGSDVPFTMLASSEIFSMEMSKTEALTQAFRKSIGVRIKEESEIIEGEVVEIQIDRSVTGGNKQGKLTIKTTDMETIYDMGTKMIDSMTKERVMAGDIISIDKSSGKITKLGRSYARSRDYDAMGADTKFVQCPEGELQVRKEIVHTVSLHEIDVINSRSQGFLALFSGDTGEIRSEVRDQINTKVAEWKEEGKAEIIPGVLFIDEVHMLDIECFSFINRALEAELAPIVIMASNRGQARIRGTTYSSPHGLPLDFLDRVVIVSTQPYSADEIRQILAIRAQEEEIDLSPDALALLTKIGQESNLRYASNIITTSHLLSQKRKAKEVSIDDVQRSYRLFYDPARSVKFVNAYEQRFISDQGNVTFSAAANGGDAMEIS from the exons ATGGCTGCG CAAATCTCGACTGTCGCGGAGACCAAGGAACTCCGTGGCTTGAACCTCATCGCTGCCCATTCGCATATTAGAGGACTTGGTGTCGATGCCGATTCTTTACAACCTAGGACCTCATCGCAGGGCCTTGTGGGTCAGGAGAAAGCGCGAAAGGCCGCCGCCGTAATCTTGCAGATGGTCAAAGAAGGCAAGATCGCTGGCCGCGCAGTCTTAATTGCAGGGCCTCCCAGCACAGGTAAAACAGCACTTGCCATGGGGATGGCACAATCTCTTGGCTCCGATGTCCCCTTCACAATGCTAGCTTCTTCAGAGATCTTTTCAATGGAAATGTCGAAAACCGAAGCACTCACTCAAGCTTTCCGAAAGTCCATTGGTGTTCGGATCAAGGAAGAAAGTGAGATCATCGAAGGTGAAGTGGTGGAGATTCAGATTGACAGGAGCGTCACTGGT GGTAACAAACAAGGGAAACTCACCATCAAAACCACCGACATGGAGACAATCTACGACATGGGCACTAAGATGATCGACTCCATGACTAAAGAACGTGTCATGGCTGGCGACATAATTTCTATCGACAAGTCATCGGGCAAAATTACGAAGTTGGGCCGTTCGTACGCACGTTCACGGGATTATGATGCGATGGGTGCTGATACCAAATTCGTGCAATGCCCCGAGGGCGAACTCCAAGTGCGTAAGGAAATTGTGCATACTGTGAGTCTCCATGAAATTGATGTCATCAACTCGCGGTCACAAGGATTTCTGGCTCTCTTTTCCGGTGATACCGGAGAAATCAGGAGCGAGGTTCGGGATCAGATCAACACAAAGGTCGCCgaatggaaggaagagggCAAGGCGGAAATAATCCCTGGTGTTCTATTCATTGACGAGGTTCATATGTTGGATATCGAATGCTTTTCCTTCATTAACCGCGCCTTGGAAGCTGAGCTTGCGCCAATTGTCATTATGGCCAGTAATCGCGGCCAAGCCCGCATTCGGGGGACAACCTACAGTTCTCCCCACGGACTGCCCCTGGATTTTCTTGACCGCGTGGTCATTGTGAGCACACAACCCTACTCGGCTGATGAGATCAGACAGATTCTGGCCATCAGAGctcaggaggaagagattgatCTCTCTCCGGACGCTTTAGCACTTCTGACGAAGATTGGCCAAGAATCAAACCTCAGATATGCCAGCAATATCATCACTACTTCTCACCTCCTGAGCCAAAAACGAAAGGCAAAAGAGGTCAGCATCGACGATGTTCAGCGCAGCTACCGACTATTCTATGACCCTGCTCGGAGCGTCAAGTTTGTGAATGCGTATGAGCAGCGCTTCATTAGTGACCAAGGCAATGTAACCTTCTCTGCTGCAGCAAATGGAGGAGACGCTATGGAGATCTCATAG
- a CDS encoding putative paramyosin translates to MSSEHTFTSNARDPRLNRPPPPYGTTSQDTQSRRFFTSPSASRQYEPRADAPGDQFVQRLSDLIQAAVKTASLTSEKEVIQKKQSTTEGLLKRTKAQQGFPSTTAFFQQTWNDEGGHLARIDGALKEHLSRYDQLEKVLKANWTSSIIAGPSLVDKYDQLKEEIETTKQDAKRSKDEAISLRDQNRSLEDTLKSLQARMTILEKSLENHGTSLSQQTKDQSSRLDEISLEFEKRLESVSTKVEESVSTKFHVEVDEWQKQRTALGTELESLRTCQKSFSVAIGKVDQTTKEQQQKISDIESLGQRLDMLDTRLGSVESTRTAPPAVTATNDSNVDKVSASHLQTKVESLENILKQLQGLQEMKDDLHFSEVEDLKKSLVQASEELVIVKNNCNVLSSEVKTLRELNPSTALQQVANLSGSLQSTQQLVETVRVGLHSLETRYNSLTTEPLARNMVVALQEMYPSASQLLEQYSGLKTVVDNLCQSQNTVIRQAQQEAALRLDEINKLRNDHASLSGSLAPLWEHYEQQKRQNPPPSHDDIGKLRVELQSLSTKFEESISKYDTQFRSQKQSDDRFLDGLREERNKLDSRLSQVASSLESLANDVEKVRSVNTGSLEKLANDIEKVRSVNTSNLERLANDVGEVRSVNTSSLAKVETHASDIKSLQDDLHELKKATSDRHQAFLDQLRDITKAHSAHDTNISSLLDRISELERSEKLRHKELHEQLDELKKAVEAKVFHPRAVSPIVVEDQALNPTDDSPADPEEAARILNVAETNPGLALRERKKKKKRPRPSGLSEDEKTPTIARQESPRSLSSGASPFEQGASTENKRPKKKKKRKMASTEPIPLD, encoded by the coding sequence ATGAGCTCCGAGCACACATTCACTTCCAATGCGCGCGACCCCCGCTTAAACAGACCACCGCCCCCTTATGGAACAACCTCGCAAGACACCCAATCGCGAAGGTTTTTCACATCCCCCAGTGCTTCACGGCAATATGAACCTCGGGCTGATGCTCCTGGTGATCAGTTCGTACAACGACTTTCCGATTTGATACAAGCCGCCGTAAAGACCGCTAGTCTAACATCGGAGAAGGAAGTTATACagaagaagcaaagcacCACTGAAGGTCTTCTAAAGAGAACGAAAGCTCAGCAGGGTTTCCCTTCTACCACCGCTTTTTTCCAGCAAACATGGAACGACGAAGGCGGTCATCTAGCTCGTATAGATGGCGCGTTGAAGGAGCACCTGTCGCGCTACGATCAATTGGAGAAAGTATTGAAAGCAAACTGGACTTCATCTATAATTGCAGGACCTAGTCTAGTGGATAAATATGATCAactgaaagaagagatcgaAACAACCAAGCAAGATGCTAAGCGTTCGAAAGACGAGGCCATTAGCCTTCGAGATCAAAACCGCTCTCTGGAGGACACGCTCAAGAGCCTCCAGGCGAGAATGACTATACTGGAGAAATCGCTCGAAAACCACGGAACGTCCCTGAGTCAGCAGACCAAAGACCAGTCCTCTCGCCTTGACGAAATCTCGTTGGAATTCGAGAAGCGCTTGGAAAGCGTTTCAACCAAAGTGGAAGAAAGCGTATCGACAAAGTTCCACGTAGAAGTGGATGAAtggcaaaagcaaagaacagCTTTGGGTACAGAATTGGAATCCCTGCGGACATGCCAGAAAAGCTTTTCGGTTGCTATCGGTAAAGTTGACCAAACGACCAAGGAGCAGCAACAGAAAATATCTGATATTGAATCACTGGGTCAAAGATTAGATATGCTTGATACCCGTCTTGGCTCTGTTGAATCTACGAGGACGGCACCTCCAGCAGTCACGGCAACAAATGACTCAAACGTGGATAAAGTTTCTGCATCTCACCTCCAAACAAAGGTTGAGAGCCTCGAAAACATACTTAAGCAATTGCAAGGTTTgcaggagatgaaggatgacTTGCACTTTTCGGAAGTGGAAGACTTAAAAAAGTCACTAGTGCAAGCGTCTGAGGAATTAGTGATCGTGAAGAACAATTGCAACGTGCTATCGAGCGAGGTGAAGACCTTGCGTGAATTAAATCCATCCACGGCCCTACAACAAGTTGCCAATTTGTCAGGGTCATTGCAAAGTACACAGCAGTTGGTGGAGACTGTTAGGGTTGGCTTGCATTCTCTGGAAACCAGATACAACAGTCTCACTACAGAGCCGTTGGCGAGGAACATGGTTGTCGCGCTGCAGGAGATGTACCCCTCTGCTAGTCAGTTACTGGAGCAATATTCCGGGTTGAAAACGGTCGTTGATAACCTGTGTCAAAGCCAAAACACTGTCATCAGGCAGGCCCAGCAGGAAGCAGCTTTGCGCCTTGATGAGATAAACAAGCTGAGAAACGACCATGCCAGTCTCTCAGGATCACTTGCACCTCTTTGGGAGCACTACGAGCagcaaaaaaggcaaaatCCGCCACCAAGCCATGATGACATCGGTAAATTGCGGGTTGAACTCCAGTCTTTATCTACAAAGTTTGAGGAGTCCATATCCAAATATGACACCCAGTTTAGGTCACAGAAACAGTCTGACGATCGTTTCTTGGACGGTTTACGTGAAGAGCGTAACAAGCTCGATAGCCGTCTAAGCCAAGTGGCTAGCAGTCTGGAGAGCTTGGCCAATGATGTTGAAAAAGTGAGGTCTGTCAATACTGGCAGTCTGGAGAAGTTGGCCAATGATATCGAAAAGGTGAGGTCTGTCAATACTAGCAACCTGGAAAGGTTGGCCAATGATGTCGGAGAAGTAAGGTCTGTCAATACCAGCAGTCTTGCAAAAGTTGAAACGCATGCTAGTGACATTAAGTCGTTGCAAGATGACCTTCATGAACTCAAAAAAGCTACATCAGATCGACATCAAGCATTTCTTGATCAACTCCGCGATATCACGAAAGCGCACAGTGCGCATGATACTAACATTTCGTCACTGCTTGACCGTATCAGTGAACTTGAGCGGTCTGAAAAGCTTCGCCATAAAGAATTGCATGAACAGTTGGATGAACTTAAGAAAGCTGTGGAAGCCAAGGTGTTCCATCCTCGAGCAGTGTCCCCAATTGTCGTCGAGGATCAGGCTCTGAACCCCACAGATGATAGTCCTGCTGATCCAGAAGAGGCGGCCAGGATTTTGAACGTGGCTGAAACTAACCCTGGGCTCGCATTACGggagcgaaagaagaaaaagaagagaccACGCCCTTCGGGTTTATCTGAGGATGAAAAAACTCCCACAATAGCTCGACAGGAATCTCCCAGATCGCTCTCATCCGGAGCATCTCCGTTTGAACAAGGGGCATCCACAGAGAACAAAcgaccaaagaagaagaaaaagcgcaAAATGGCATCCACTGAACCGATACCCCTCGACTAA
- a CDS encoding alpha/beta fold family hydrolase, translating to MLPFRVTLRGTSSIRAFSTSRVLRNDLSYQVFGPEKDETSQSPIVFLHGLFGSKQNNRSISKALARDLKREVFILDLRNHGQSFHSKEHTYSAMAEDVVNFIHQQKLNKCVLIGHSMGAKTAMTVALDSPNLISALIPVDNAPVNAPLKSDFGKYVRGMQQIEAQNVAKQSDADKILKDYEEVSSPVHNAGVVLTAVFHKFQSLPIRQFLLTNLVRGDHGAMKFRVPVSILGDALSEMANFPYAESSSATYDGPTLFVRGTKSRYVSDDTIPAIKKFFPKAQIADVEAGHWLISENPEAFRQKVVTFLQETP from the exons atgtTGCCATTCCGTGTGACCCTCCGGGGTACATCTAGTATCCGCGCATTTTCAACATCCCGGGTGCTCCGGAATGACTTGTCTTATCAGGTTTTCGGCCCTGAAAAAGACGAAACAAGTCAGAGTCCAATTGTTTTCCTGCACGGGCTCTTCGGCTCTAAGCAGAACAACAGGAGTATCAGCAA AGCGTTGGCACGTGATTTGAAGCGTGAGGTCTTTATCCTG GATCTCCGGAATCATGGCCAGTCTTTCCACTCCAAGGAGCACACGTACAGCGCGATGGCAGAAGATGTCGTCAACTTCATCCATCAGCAGAAGCTGAACAAGTGTGTCTTGATAGGTCATTCCAT GGGCGCAAAAACCGCGATGACGGTCGCACTCGACTCTCCCAATTTGATCTCGGCGCTTATCCCCGTCGACAACGCCCCGGTCAATGCTCCGCTGAAGAGTGACTTTGGCAAATACGTCCGAGGCATGCAACAGATCGAAGCCCAGAATGTAGCGAAGCAGTCTGATGCAGATAAGATTCTTAAAGATTATGAAGAAGTAAGTAGTCCTGTTCATAATGCTGGGGTTGTGTTAACCGCAGTATTCCACAAATTCCAGTCCCTTCCTATCCGCCAATTCCTCTTGACCAACCTAGTTCGTGGGGACCATGGAGCTATGAAGTTCCGTGTCCCTGTTTCGATCTTGGGAGACGCCTTGAGTGAAATGGCTAATTTTCCTTATGCTGAGTCTAGCTCCGCCACGTATGACGGTCCGACGCTGTTTGTTAGGGGCACAAAGAGCAGATACGTCAGTGACGATACAATCCCTGCGATTAAGAAATTTTTTCCCAAAGCCCAGATAGCCGATGTAGAAGCTGGGCACTGGCTCATTTCGGAAAATCCTGAAGCTTTTAGACAAA AGGTTGTTACATTTTTGCAAGAAACACCTTAA